A window from Bufo bufo chromosome 1, aBufBuf1.1, whole genome shotgun sequence encodes these proteins:
- the LOC121003425 gene encoding uncharacterized protein LOC121003425, giving the protein MDYSKNDKKQKMYSTGRLLKSRYPNVGNNWPMHQKLPGSTHITPKDAGDLFITGISVSKLKDQSLENHANQKVSITQNVTSAQTSGWRLKAVPVNNVPIICSYTRPLQITLHGCPLTASSSRTQQFIRQFGSTLGTASSESWWNYRFATYTILSRKPGKPCRESNLLAGHESQSHNHLQRQEVMTRSNQYNKYLCMKPLLTDSSTQTQSPQDVHLSNPEEYNTFKEKDPSHLDPGGSTNRMGKLGKRMRKQKSGYALSIPSSPKNSGSRIYCTEPGVPVMSPEPWSSPHTPEEEEISITVPLLPKLQNFGQ; this is encoded by the coding sequence ATGGATTACAGTAAAAACGACAAGAAGCAGAAAATGTATTCTACTGGTCGTCTTCTAAAGTCAAGATACCCCAATGTTGGAAACAATTGGCCAATGCACCAGAAACTTCCTGGAAGCACACACATAACTCCCAAGGATGCAGGAGACCTTTTCATCACTGGAATTTCTGTCTCAAAACTGAAAGACCAAAGTCTAGAAAACCATGCCAACCAGAAAGTGTCCATTACACAAAATGTGACCTCAGCACAGACCAGCGGATGGAGACTGAAAGCTGTCCCGGTAAATAATGTCCCTATCATCTGTTCGTACACCAGACCATTACAAATAACTCTTCATGGCTGTCCACTGACTGCCTCGAGCTCCCGAACGCAACAGTTTATCCGCCAGTTTGGTAGTACATTGGGTACAGCAAGTTCTGAGTCCTGGTGGAATTATCGATTTGCTACATATACAATTTTATCGAGAAAACCTGGAAAACCATGTAGAGAATCGAATCTCTTGGCTGGACATGAATCTCAAAGTCATAACCATCTACAGAGGCAAGAAGTGATGACTCGCAGCAATCAATACAATAAATATTTGTGTATGAAGCCTCTCCTGACAGATTCGTCTACTCAGACCCAGAGTCCACAAGATGTTCACCTTTCAAACCCTGAGGAATACAATACCTTCAAGGAGAAAGACCCCAGTCATCTGGATCCTGGAGGCTCCACTAACAGAATGGGAAAATTGGGCAAAAGAATGAGAAAACAGAAGAGTGGGTATGCACTGTCCATCCCTTCATCACCCAAAAACTCAGGGAGCAGGATTTACTGCACAGAGCCTGGTGTCCCAGTTATGTCCCCTGAGCCTTGGTCATCACCTCACACCCCAGAAGAAGAAGAGATATCTATCACTGTCCCTCTCCTTCCAAAATTGCAAAATTTTGGACAGTAG